The following DNA comes from Methanosarcina vacuolata Z-761.
TCGAAGAATATCATGTGCGTTTTTCAGGATAAGAAGTTCTATTGATAGTCCATAATACAATATTCAGAAAAGTAATTTTGCGTTTTGGGATCCGCTCAATGATAGTTATTTATAATGTATTCTACATTATCAGTTATGGTAGAAAGACTATATTTTTTCCCATGCTCCTGGAACCTCAAACAAAATGCTTGAGCAATAAGTAAAGGGTGTGGTAAATGTTTGGAATAACATGTAGATATAAACTTATTCAGATCACCATAAACGCATTCAGGCAATGTCGTCTTCTGCATATTTATAACACCTCAGTGCCTGGACATTATAGACTTATCATAACTTTTGCGATATGACATTGTTGACTTTTCAGATAGGTTTTCAGCCACTGGGCCTGGAACTCCCCACCTGCTTGTTATTACAGGTGAGGAATTTACAGTCTCAAGTTCAATTAATAGATTTAGGAGTTTTTTTCTTTGCCTTTTGAACAAAGATATATATGGTGAACTTCTATTTAACACTATTCTTTAAATTAATAATACCTAATGTTATTATAATTCTTAATTGTATTACTAAATTGGAGAGGGTCAGTATAAAAACTACCACAATTTTCAGGTAATAAAACTGGTCAACTAACTTATTCTTATTGAGCTGGTCCCAAAACGCAAAATTGCTTCTTTGACTTTTCTTTCAAAGAAACGCGATTTTGACCATAATTTACAATAAATAAAAATAGCTAGTGTCGTGAAAATCAAGTTATGACTCACCTGATACCTGACATTCCGACTCCCTGCCAAACTAGAATAGTAATCACTTGATATTGGCCATTTTGCTAATGGATTACTGCCATAATTATACTTTTGTGATTTGAAATTACACAAAAGTATCAAAAATCGAAATGTGAGTTGCCATAGAACTCTCAATTACATTATTTACTCGAAAAATAAACACCATTGGGGCTTGTAAGATAAACTACCAGCTATACTAAAAAATGCGTGGAGAGAGTTAATTAAACTCACTACAGATCAAGGTTACTAGCTCAGAAATCACTATATAAAGCCAACCAAAACGGTTATATGAAGCGGAGGGCCTCAAAAACCCTATTTTTTGTATCTATAGAAATATTCGGGTCAGATATCAAAGTTAACTTTTAATATCTCACACTCTGGAAGATTTTCAATATGTACGCCTTCAAGTGTTCCCGTTACCTCAAGACTGTCAAACTCATTTGAACCGCAAAGTACGTCCTGATTCGGGTGCGTGCCAGGAGTGATATTGCAGCTCAGGACAGTTTTTTGCCCGGCCGACACTACAATTGGAAGCCTTGGAGATGCAGGGTGGTTCTTTGGAAGAACGATCAAGGGGGACTTGATTTCCCGGATCATAAAAAGAACGCATTTAAGCCCTTTTTCAGTTTTCTCATCCACAGATAGCGCAGAAGCAACAATCAGGTCATGGGGTTCAAGTCCGAGTACAATTTCTTCGTTCTCGGTTTCCAGAAAGAACTGCCCACGCGGACCCGCTTTCACAATAGCCACTGTTCCTGCTGTGCCGCGCAGGAGGATCATTTCACTGTCCTTCAGTGAAATGTCTTTAGAAGAGTTAGATTCTTTCATGTTAAAATAAGTATTTTAAAAATTCAGTCAATTATCAGGATTCTGCTACATTTTTAGACTGGCAGGAAGGGCATGTCACATTTTTGCCAATGCCTTTGAATCTGTTCCCACAGTCTTTACATACATAGTCTTTAACCGGCAAGTTTCCTTCCATATCCAGATCAAACGAGTCTCCAACACTACACATCATTGTCACCTCACGGTTTTATCAGGGGTTCAGTAATAATTATACTACCCACATATTACTACTCATACTTCTCCAATTAATACCTTTCCATACCAGCCCCAGGGGACTATTTATGCTCACAACTGTCCTATCAAGGCAGCGTTTCCTCAAATTTGTGTTTAAAAGAAACATACATTTAAAAGAGACATGCATTTAAAAGAAACATACATTTAAAAGAGACATGTATAGTGCACTTCATGCGCCTTCGGTTAAGTGATAAGTAGTGACAAATTGTCTTCAGTTCCATAACGTTTATCAAATGTTGTAATAGATTGTGAGATGGAACATGGTATTGATTTCATGTAAATAAATATGCCAAAATTCAAGGCCGCCTTCTGATGCAAAATCGATAGCTTTCAGGCAAGAAAATTCCTTAACCGATGACCAATGTAGAGCACTTAATTTTACAAACCTCTGGGAAACATCGTTTGCAATCAACGTAGTTTTTCTTCTTTTTCTTCTTTTAATTTTTTCCAGATCTTAAATCCTCCATAATAGGATAAGTAAATAAATCCTATTACGCTGCTGAGCCCATAAGAAATAAAACGCTCTAAAAAAACGAAACTGCTTGCAGATGCGAGGGACAAGCCAAAGTACAGAAGTAAAGAGATCAGGCCTCCTTCAATTATCCCGAGGCCTCCTGGGGTCAATGGTAGGGCTCCTAGAATGAAAGTCAAGACTGAAATTGTTACAATCAAGCTTAAAGAGAGGTCAACATTCAGGGCTAAAGCAACCAGTTTGAGGCGTATTACGTCAAGGGTCCAGACCCCACAGGATAGAAGGAGAACAGGAATAAAAGCTTGTTTAAATTGGTTCCAATTTTTCTGTATATTCCGAAAGAGAGAAGCTAATTTTGCTCGAAAGAACCACATTGCTATTCCTGCTGCCAAAAAGACTAAGAAAAACAGATGAATTGATTTTAACGTTAAATTGTCAATTGAGGGCAGGAGTCTAATCTCTAAAGAAGGGAATGCATATAGAATATAAATTGATAAGAGAAAAACAGGAATTACTTCAACCAATCTTTCAAAGAAAACTGTTTTAAAAGCGTTGACATAGCTTATCCCAAAAAGTTTGTTGGCCCAAAGAATTCTGAAGGATTCTCCCGTTGCCATGTTCCCTCCAGGAGTAACGTTATTTACGAATACTGCTCCGAAATAAATAGGAACAAGACTTGTGACTTTTAGATTGTAACCAATACAGTAGAGAACCTGCTGCCAGCGAACTGAGAATAAGTATACACTCAGCAAGTATACCAAGATCGCCAGAAAAACATAACGTAGCTTTGTTTCTCTGAGTGTTCCCAATATTTCTTCCAGAACAGGTATGATCTCTATCCAGTAACTGCGGACGAGATATGCACCTGCTGCGAGCAGTAAAAGGGTCACAATGATTTTTATCAAAGTTCCCATCTTCAAAGACATACCTCACAAGAGTTCAGAGCCACTTTTCTAGAAACAGTTTTTCCATTTAGCCTCCAAACTTTAAATTTACTTATGGGAGTCTGCCAGATATTATTTTTTGTTTTGCTCGTTAGATATTATTGCTTATTTTGCTCGTTAGATATTATTTTTTATTTTGCTCGTTAGATATTATTTTTTATTTTGCTTGTTAGATATTATTGCTTATTTGGTTTGTCAGATATTATTGCTTATTTTGCTGTCAGATATTATTGTTTATTTGGTTTGTCAGATATTATTGCTTATTTGGTTTGTCAGATATTATTGCTTATTTTGCTGTCAGATATTATTGTTTATTTGGCTTTTGAGTAATCTTAGCCACACGATACTTAGTATCCCTACAACAAATACGATTAGCAAGTCATCACCGTGCAGCAGTGAGAAACGAAACATACTTCTTAAAGCCGGCACATACAAAACCAGAAGTAAACCTGAAAGCGCTCCTGCTAGCACGTATCTCAAGGCTTTGTTCTCGGAAGACAACGTTTTGATAAGGCTCTGCGACCAGGAAAGGTTTGCCACAATTAAAGTAAGGTTTGCGATTACGAGCGTCGCAAAGGTAAGTGTGCGTGCGTCCACTTCGCCCTTGCCCATATATAGGGCATACAGGAAAACAGCAATCACTCCTGCAAGCATGCTTATTCCCTGTACCAGACTGAGAACCAGGTTTTTTCTTCCGAACAGTCTTTCCTGCAAGTTTCGAGGCGATCTGTTCATTATATTTTTCTCTTCAGGTTCAGCCTCAAAGACTGTTGAACAGGCAGGGTCAATTATCAGTTCAAGAAATGCTATGTGTGCAGGCAAAAGGACAAGGGGCAAATTAAATAATATCGGAAACAGGGCTAGTCCTGCAATGGGCATGTGGACTGAAAATATGTAACCTATTGCCTTCTTGAGATTATCGAAAATACGCCTTCCAAGCCTGACAGCTGCAACTATGGAAAAGAAATCGTCGTTCAGAAGGACGATTGATGCAGACTCACGAGCTACATCCGTGCCTCTTTCTCCCATCGCAATTCCAATATGGGCAGATTTCAGGGCAGGAGCATCGTTAACCCCATCTCCTGTCATTGCAACAACTTCCCCGTTTTGTTTTAAAGCATTTACAATTGTCAGTTTTTGTTCTGGTACAACCCTGGCGAAGATGTTTGTTACTTTTATCTTCTCTGCAAGCTCCTGTTGATCCATATTTGCCAGTTCAGGGCCAGTAATATATTTATCTGGGTTTTCGAGACCGATCTGCCTGGCAATATGCTGAGCTGTACCTGGATAATCTCCGGTAATCATAATGACTCTGATTCCGGCTTTATAACACTCCTTTATTGATTGGGCAACGGATGGCCGGACAGGATCGACAAACCCAAGCAGTCCTATAAACTCGAACTCGAAATCGTGCTGTTTTTCAGGCAAAGAGTCATCCTGAAAACTGGCTTTAGCTACACCAAGAAGCCTCAAACCCCTGTTTGCCATCTCCTGAACATGAGCCGATAACTCTTCTTTCTCGGATTCACTCAGATGGCACAGGTCAAAAATTGCTTCTGGTGCACCTTTTGTAGCAATAACGTATTGTCCGGAGCCTGGGGATTTCCATACGTTTGAAAGCGCAAGCAGGTTTTTTGAGAGAGGGTACTCCCTGACAGTTTTCCACTCTTCGTGGATATGTTCGGTATTAATAAGGAATTTTTCAGTGTTTCTTTTTATCTCTTTCTCAAGAGGATCAAAAGGATCTCGCTGGCTTGCCAGGTATCCAAACTCAAGCAATTCATGGAACTTCTCAAACAGGCATTTATTTTTCTCGAGTTCACAATATTCACCCTTCGAAAATAAGGAGTTCAGAATCATCCGGTTTAAGGTTAAAGTCCCTGTTTTATCCACGCAAAGTACGGTTGAAGCCCCAAGCGTCTCAATTGCAGGCATCCGTCGTACTAACACATTTCTTTTTGACAGTCTCCAGGCTCCCATACTCAGGAATATCAGTAAAACTACTGAGAACTCTTCGGGAAGAAGGGCCATGCTCAAACTCAGTCCTGCAAGCAAACCGTGAAGCCAATCTCCTCTGGTCAAACCGTAGACGACAACTACAACTGCGCAGAGTATTCCTCCAAAAACCGCAAAAGTCTTTATAATTTGGGCAGTTTCTTTTTTGAGTAGAGAGTCTTCTTCGGCTATCGTCCCCAGAGCTTTTCCGATTTTTCCCATTTCAGTATGTATTCCGGTTTCTCTTACCTGGGATACTCCATGACCCTGAATTACCAGGGTTCCTGAATATACAAATGGAAGATCGTCTCCTCCTGGCTGTTCAGGTTTTAAGGAGTGAGTTAAGCCAGCAAATTCACATTTTCGAACAGCCAGTGACTCGCCTGTGAGTAAGGATTCGTCCACCAGAAGATTTGTACTGGAAAGCACAACTCCATCTGCCGGTATACGATCTCCTTCTCTTAAAATTATAATGTCTCCTTTAACGACTTCTCTCCCTGGAATTCTTTTCTGTTCTCCGTTTCTTATCACAAGAGCTCTTGGGCTTGAAAGATTTTTTAAAGCCTCCAATGCTCTTTCGGTCTTTATTTCCTGGTTAAATGTTATACCCACGACCACAAAAACGAAAACTAGCAGTATAAGAGCATCTTTAACTTCCCCAAGGAATAGATAAATCGTACCTGCAATTAAAAGGAGAAGCAACATCGGTTCTTTAAGAACATTTAGAAAGATAAAAAAAGGGCTCTGTTTCTTCTGGGACGGCAGCTCGTTATAGCCTTCGTTCTTAAGTATCGCAGCAGCCTCTTCGTCTGAAAGCCCAGTTATATTCTCCGGATCGAATGTTGTTTCCATATTTTTTCATACCTGTTGTAATATCCCTTCTGTTTTTGGTTCTTTAAGTTTCGGAATGTTTATCAGAAAACGTTGACTTTTTTTTAAATAATTTTAAAATTCCAAAAGTAAAGATATTTCAATTTTATTATATAAGGCTATCCAGAAACAATTTTGGGATAAAGCACAATTTCATTTTGATACTATAGAATGATCATGTAAAATGAACCAATTTCGAAGTTGAATAAAATGGTGAGTCATTTGTACACAATATATAACTGAAATAATAGAAATTAAAACAGCGAAACAATTTCAGGTAAAACAGGGCTGCTCTGGCTGAAAATTGGCTTATACTTGTTCTTCCTGTGAGACAATCTGAACTCGTTTAAGGACTAAAAATACGCCCTTCAAAAATATCGGTTTTTAGAGCTTCGATTGACTTGCCTTCTCCTGATCTTTCTGAAAGTAAACCGGAACAGATATAAATTGATCAGAAATGGTTTTTTGCGTACACGGATATTAGGCCACTAGAAAAAAGTAGGGGTTGTACCCTAAGAGAAAAATTATAAGTGAGGTTGCTTTCCATGTGGACCATATGGAGCACAATAAGGAAATGTTATTCAAGTTAAAGCCCTTATTAGAAAAAGATTTTTTTTCCATTTCTGCTAATTGTTCATTCTCCCAATATTCTGACACTTTATATACCCCTATTATTATAATATTGGGATAAATTTATATTAAATTATCTATGAAAAATCGCAAAGAGCCAGCATTTCTTTTTTTGCTGTTTCTATGTTGGGTCAGGTCTGCTTTCCAGTTTAAAATCCCCTTGAAGATTTCAAATTGGCTCTGGTAATCTAAGAGTTCAAGAAGCTTGCAGGCTTGAAAAAGGCATTCAGCTTTTCAGGTTTTACAGCTTTTTCCTGCAGCATTCCAAAAATCTAATTTAGGAAATCCACGTATTTTAATACGGTTCTATATGGAAGCTATTAATTTTAAGAAAATAATGGTTGCAACCGACGGCTCACCCTGCTCATGGCTGGTTGCTGAAAAAGGAATTGAGCTTGCTCGGTTGAGTGGAGGAAAGGTTTATGCAGTCTATGTAGTGTCAACAGCCTACCTGGCTCCTATCAATGGGGATACCTTTCCTGCGAGTGTTGACCCTTACTGGGAATCGGTACATGAGGCATGGGAAAAACAGGGGCAACAAGCTGTAAATTCTGTAAAAAGCCTGGGAGAGAAGAAAGGAGTCAATGTGGAGCCCGTCCTTCTTGACGGCAATCCTTCAGAAGAGCTTATCCAGTATGCCGAAGAGGAAGAAATGGATATTGTTGTTATGGGCACACTTGGAAAGACAGGACTGAACAGGCTGCTTCTTGGCAGTGTCGCAGAAAATCTGGTCCGTCACTCAAAGGTTCCGGTTATGGTTGTAAGGGATAAGTGTGATTTATGAAATGAATTTTTAAAACAAAAAAAGAAAGCTAAAACTATTTTAAAATGAAAAATTAAAAGGGTTAGAGCTGCACGTAATGTGCAACTTCACCCAGGTCTTCCTCGATCCTGAGAAGCTGGTTATATTTAGCAGTCCTTTCTCCACGGGCCGGGGCTCCTGTCTTGATCATTTCTGCTCCGATAGCTACCGAGATGTCTGCAATTGTTGTGTCTTCGGTTTCGGCAGAGCGGTGGCTTACTATTACTGTATAGCCGTTTCTGGAAGCCATATTTGCGGCATCAAAAGCTTCGGAAATAGTCCCGATCTGGTTGACCTTTAAGAGAAGTGCATTTGCTGCTCCCATGTCAACGCCTTTTGAAAGCCTCTCAATGTTTGTGACAAAGAGGTCATCACCAACAATAATTGTGTCCCAGAGCTCATTGGTCAGGGCTTCGAAGTCCTCAAAGGCTTCCTCATAGAAGGGGTCTTCAATGGAAAGGATAGGATAGGAGTTCACAAGTTCGACGTAGTAGTCCATCAGTTCGGGAGCAGAGAGTTTCTTGCCATCGATTGCATAGGCCTCATCTTCGTAAAACTCGGAGGCTGCAGCATCAAGCCCAATTGTAACCTCGGTGTCAGTGTAGCCTGCTTCCTCAATAGCCTGGGCAAGGGCGTCAAGGGCTTCGGTTGACTCACTCATCTTGGGAGCATATCCTCCTTCATAGCCCACATTAGTAGAAGACCGACCATATTTCTTTTCCAGTAATTTTCCAAGAACATGATAGATTTCGGCTCCTATCTGGAGAGCTTCATAAAAGGTTTCTGCGCCTTTGGGCTGAATCATGAACTCCTGGATTGCAAGATCATTGCCTGCATGCTTGCCCCCGTTAAGGACATTCATTGTGGGCACCGGAAGAGTAAATGCATTTGAGCCTCCCAAATAGCGGTAGAGAGGAACATTGAGGGAATCTGCAGCAGCTCTTGCAACAGCCATGGATACCCCAAGAATTGCATTCGCCCCAAGGTTTGATTTGTTATCGGTCTCATCGAGCTCGATCATTAACTCATCGATTTCTCGCTGGTTTCGCACATCAAGCCCCAGCAATTCCTTCTGGATGATGGTGTTCACATTCTTTACTGCAGTGAGAACTCCTTTTCCTCCATATCTATTAGGGTCTGCATCCCGCAGTTCAAGGGCCTCGTTCGTACCAGTAGAAGCCCCTGAAGGAACACCGGCTCTGCCAAATCCTTTTGGCGTAAACACATCAACTTCAACAGTGGGATTTCCCCTTGAATCCAGGATCTCCCGAGCATGTATCTTTTGGATTTTATATTCTCCAGAATCCTGCTGTAGACCGATATACGACATTATTTCACCCTTTTTAATCTCTGATCTATCTATAGATATATTCTGTTATTTGAAGCTTAACCTTAATTCAAAGCTTATCCTTAATTTTGAAGCTTAACTAATTCAAAGCTTATCCTTAATTCAAAGCTAGTCTTAATTCAAAGCTTAGTCTTAATTCAAAGCTTATCTTTAATTTTGAAGCTTGTCTTAATTTTGAAGCTTAATCTTAATTCAAAGCTTATCCTTAATTTTTAAGCTTAATCTTAATTCGAAACTTAATCTTAATTCGAAACTTAATCTTAATTCAAAGCTTAATCTTAATTCGAAGCTTAACCTTAATTTAAAGCTTAATCTTAATTCAAAGCTTAATCTTAACCTAACCGTTAGATGTCCGAATTGTATTTAATTCTTTATCCGGTTAACGGAAATAATTTTAATTAAGTTTTACGCTATTGTTCCATAGGAAACCCTATTAACAAATGAAGGCTATATGTTGAATTTCCGAATTCAGAAATACTTTTGCCTCGAGTATCTGCATCCTTAGCTGTGTTAGTTCCGGAATATTATCCTTGGAGCATTTGCAAGAGATTTTCTTATTTTGTAACCCTTAACTCAGGCTTCCTGAGTATCAAGGAATGTCCATTTTCCTGCAGGCACTAGCTTTAAAGGTTTTGGTCAGGATCACAAAGCCAGTTTTTACAAAACCGTTTTTTTTCCAGAGATTTGCTAATATTAGTATTTATACTAAAACTTTCCAAAAAAAGGTATTAACACGGTTTGATAGCCAATTAACTCCTTAACAATACTCAATTTATTTAAAAAAACAATTTTATCTACATAAAATATATAAACCTGAAAGTATTATTCACATTCGATGACCGACGATTCTCCAGTTAATTTAACCGAAAAAGAGTATTCAATCATTGACATGCTCCAGAGCCTGGGACTCCCGAGGACAGAAGCCACCGCAATCGTGTGTCTAAAAGATTGCAGTGAACTCAGGTCTCTTCATATTGAACTTGTATCAGGGCTTAGACAACCGGAAGTAAGTGTAGCCATGCGCCCCCTACGGGATAGAGGCTGGGTGGAAGAAAGGTCTGAAAAAAAGAATAAAGGAAAAGGCAGACCTGTGAAGTACTACCAGTTAACTTTGCCCTTTTCACAAATTGTAACGGTCCTTGAAGAAGAGTTTTTAAAAGATAATAAAGAAAAAATAATTGCACTCAAAAGGCTTCGGGAACTGGAGAATACATTGCAAAATTGAATTTGAAGAAGACTGCCAGACAATATTGCAGGACTATATTCTTACTTCTTACCTTCCTACTCAAACTTTTGAGTCTTTATTAACTCTTCTTCTACCAGAACGTCATTTCATATCTAAAACTTGCTCAAAAGCTACTGGGGCAAAACCCTGTTCCTGATCTGTAATTCTTCTGGCAGAAAATCCCTCTAGTTCGAAGACAAAAGCCTCAATTACCATAAAAACTTCGCTTTCTCCTCTCAAGCACCCAAGTTTTACATTGTCTCCCCTGCCTGCACCTGCATGCAGATGGATCTTAGGCTTTCCTTCCATTAAAAAAATATCTCCAATTCCCAGAATCTCGTGTGCATTGTCAAAGCCGGACCATACAGGTTCTGGAGGGATTATACTTTCTTTAGGGCCTGTGACAAGTTTTGCTTCTTTTAATGCGCCTATCAACACAAAAACAGCAGATTCGATGCGCTCCAGTTCAGCAAGTTTAATCAGTTCCAGAATCAGGTCGTCTCCAGAATCGATCCTTACGGTAAATACTCTACCTATTCTTCCTGTTGCATATTCCATCTTTTTATCCTCACTGATCTGTGATTTTTCCGTCCACAAGCCTGATAACCCTATCAGCTTTTGATGCCAGGTTCTCATTATGAGTAACCACAATAAAAGTCTGATTATACTCCCTGTTCAGTCGTCTGAGCAGGTCATAGATAAGATCACCCGTTTTTGTATCAAGGTTGCCTGTGGGCTCGTCACCAAGCACGATTGCAGGAGAACAGCTAAGTGCCCTTGCTACTGCAACTCTCTGGTTCTGCCCTCCTGAAAGTTCACCGGGCTTGTGATCCATCCGGTCTTCAAGTCCTACCTCTTTAAGGAGGTTTTCAGCAATTTCCTGTGCTTCTTTCCTGCTTTTTCCCGCAATCAAGAGCGGCATTATTACATTTTCCATAGCCGTAAAATCCGGGAGCAGGTGATGGTACTGGAAGACAAAACCAAGCATTCTGTTTCGCATCTCAGAACGTTCCTTATCCGACATATTTGTTACGTCTTTACCATCGATTAAGAGCGTCCCAGAACTTGGGGTGTCCAGCAGGCCTATCATGTGCATAAGTGTGCTTTTTCCCGAACCCGATGGTCCTACAATTGCCACGAATTCTCCTTTCTTAATTTTCAAGTTTGCATTGTCGAGGGCGCGAAATTCCATTCCGTTTTTATATATTTTTGTCAGGTTTTTAAGCTCGATAATTGGGCGTTCTTCAGTCATGCTTTTCCTGCATTTTCAAAATTATAATAAAAAGAGGGGCTTTTAACTAAAGAGCTTTTGGGAAGAACACAGAATCCCAAGGAAAAACTCTATTTCGAGGGAACTTTCCTTTTGTTTGGCATGAAAATGTGCCATCTGCAGGCATTTTCATTTCTTTGTGCATGTTATTCAAAGAATATCATGTTCGTTTTGAGAAGAAAATTCTACAAAGGTTGGAACTCTCTATTGAATTTGAAGAGGATACCCAGGAATCATTATTCAAAGACAAAGAAAGATCGGCTTCCTAATTATTCATTTGTTTATAAAAATAGATAGATACTAAATTTAGAAAAATTTTTTACATCATAGCGGAAAAATAGATTTACTTATTTAGTGAGTATAGCCCGGCACGGATTCGAACCGAGGTTGCA
Coding sequences within:
- the eno gene encoding phosphopyruvate hydratase produces the protein MSYIGLQQDSGEYKIQKIHAREILDSRGNPTVEVDVFTPKGFGRAGVPSGASTGTNEALELRDADPNRYGGKGVLTAVKNVNTIIQKELLGLDVRNQREIDELMIELDETDNKSNLGANAILGVSMAVARAAADSLNVPLYRYLGGSNAFTLPVPTMNVLNGGKHAGNDLAIQEFMIQPKGAETFYEALQIGAEIYHVLGKLLEKKYGRSSTNVGYEGGYAPKMSESTEALDALAQAIEEAGYTDTEVTIGLDAAASEFYEDEAYAIDGKKLSAPELMDYYVELVNSYPILSIEDPFYEEAFEDFEALTNELWDTIIVGDDLFVTNIERLSKGVDMGAANALLLKVNQIGTISEAFDAANMASRNGYTVIVSHRSAETEDTTIADISVAIGAEMIKTGAPARGERTAKYNQLLRIEEDLGEVAHYVQL
- a CDS encoding ABC transporter ATP-binding protein translates to MTEERPIIELKNLTKIYKNGMEFRALDNANLKIKKGEFVAIVGPSGSGKSTLMHMIGLLDTPSSGTLLIDGKDVTNMSDKERSEMRNRMLGFVFQYHHLLPDFTAMENVIMPLLIAGKSRKEAQEIAENLLKEVGLEDRMDHKPGELSGGQNQRVAVARALSCSPAIVLGDEPTGNLDTKTGDLIYDLLRRLNREYNQTFIVVTHNENLASKADRVIRLVDGKITDQ
- a CDS encoding universal stress protein translates to MEAINFKKIMVATDGSPCSWLVAEKGIELARLSGGKVYAVYVVSTAYLAPINGDTFPASVDPYWESVHEAWEKQGQQAVNSVKSLGEKKGVNVEPVLLDGNPSEELIQYAEEEEMDIVVMGTLGKTGLNRLLLGSVAENLVRHSKVPVMVVRDKCDL
- a CDS encoding PPC domain-containing DNA-binding protein, with translation MEYATGRIGRVFTVRIDSGDDLILELIKLAELERIESAVFVLIGALKEAKLVTGPKESIIPPEPVWSGFDNAHEILGIGDIFLMEGKPKIHLHAGAGRGDNVKLGCLRGESEVFMVIEAFVFELEGFSARRITDQEQGFAPVAFEQVLDMK
- a CDS encoding cation-translocating P-type ATPase; translated protein: METTFDPENITGLSDEEAAAILKNEGYNELPSQKKQSPFFIFLNVLKEPMLLLLLIAGTIYLFLGEVKDALILLVFVFVVVGITFNQEIKTERALEALKNLSSPRALVIRNGEQKRIPGREVVKGDIIILREGDRIPADGVVLSSTNLLVDESLLTGESLAVRKCEFAGLTHSLKPEQPGGDDLPFVYSGTLVIQGHGVSQVRETGIHTEMGKIGKALGTIAEEDSLLKKETAQIIKTFAVFGGILCAVVVVVYGLTRGDWLHGLLAGLSLSMALLPEEFSVVLLIFLSMGAWRLSKRNVLVRRMPAIETLGASTVLCVDKTGTLTLNRMILNSLFSKGEYCELEKNKCLFEKFHELLEFGYLASQRDPFDPLEKEIKRNTEKFLINTEHIHEEWKTVREYPLSKNLLALSNVWKSPGSGQYVIATKGAPEAIFDLCHLSESEKEELSAHVQEMANRGLRLLGVAKASFQDDSLPEKQHDFEFEFIGLLGFVDPVRPSVAQSIKECYKAGIRVIMITGDYPGTAQHIARQIGLENPDKYITGPELANMDQQELAEKIKVTNIFARVVPEQKLTIVNALKQNGEVVAMTGDGVNDAPALKSAHIGIAMGERGTDVARESASIVLLNDDFFSIVAAVRLGRRIFDNLKKAIGYIFSVHMPIAGLALFPILFNLPLVLLPAHIAFLELIIDPACSTVFEAEPEEKNIMNRSPRNLQERLFGRKNLVLSLVQGISMLAGVIAVFLYALYMGKGEVDARTLTFATLVIANLTLIVANLSWSQSLIKTLSSENKALRYVLAGALSGLLLVLYVPALRSMFRFSLLHGDDLLIVFVVGILSIVWLRLLKSQINNNI
- a CDS encoding transcriptional regulator translates to MTDDSPVNLTEKEYSIIDMLQSLGLPRTEATAIVCLKDCSELRSLHIELVSGLRQPEVSVAMRPLRDRGWVEERSEKKNKGKGRPVKYYQLTLPFSQIVTVLEEEFLKDNKEKIIALKRLRELENTLQN
- a CDS encoding FmdB family zinc ribbon protein is translated as MMCSVGDSFDLDMEGNLPVKDYVCKDCGNRFKGIGKNVTCPSCQSKNVAES
- a CDS encoding lysylphosphatidylglycerol synthase transmembrane domain-containing protein, yielding MSLKMGTLIKIIVTLLLLAAGAYLVRSYWIEIIPVLEEILGTLRETKLRYVFLAILVYLLSVYLFSVRWQQVLYCIGYNLKVTSLVPIYFGAVFVNNVTPGGNMATGESFRILWANKLFGISYVNAFKTVFFERLVEVIPVFLLSIYILYAFPSLEIRLLPSIDNLTLKSIHLFFLVFLAAGIAMWFFRAKLASLFRNIQKNWNQFKQAFIPVLLLSCGVWTLDVIRLKLVALALNVDLSLSLIVTISVLTFILGALPLTPGGLGIIEGGLISLLLYFGLSLASASSFVFLERFISYGLSSVIGFIYLSYYGGFKIWKKLKEEKEEKLR